The following coding sequences are from one Trichoplusia ni isolate ovarian cell line Hi5 chromosome 15, tn1, whole genome shotgun sequence window:
- the LOC113501464 gene encoding dynein intermediate chain 2, axonemal-like isoform X2, protein MDITCAYGKLRSQFGRQPLFCHQGPEMLDSVQMDPGEFKHYVLRNPVHTATQHTPKYSQAEYTTSGSNHTEGGWPRDVNIHDPEATQRYRRKVEKDDAYIHCIMALSPVLDRLVLQNNAIDMYQTYYTELMTLPAVEHNSCRTVNQFHDFGAQNDESGVVHRRPVSSICWQPDGGHHFAATYVDVDMNRQTTSPVSAFVWNMENPNYPESVLAPPCPMLDLQYNPKDIQVLAGGLINGQVCTWDLRQKGVAPALICPPHVAHRDLVKNVLFINSKTGMEFFSGGPDGVCKWWDIRKIHEPTDEMIIDVVTSMTEEQSMAKANGISVMEYEPTIPTRFMVGTENGLVINGNRKGKTPYDKLPAQFNAHVGPVWRVERNPGFMKNFLTVGDWTARIWSEECRESSIMWTAPARHRITDGAWSPTRLSLMLLTQYDGQLTVWDLLRRQHEPVVTMQVCEEPLVCVRTHEAGNLLTCGSVNGNIFLLELSTSLSISEKNDKTLLTAILERESRREKILEARLREIRLKQRQADEASPTHSASDVDATLGDRDLNEAAHEFLQITKKELQYF, encoded by the exons atggACATAACGTGCGCATACGGCAAGCTGCGCAGCCAGTTCGGGCGGCAGCCCCTGTTCTGCCACCAGGGCCCGGAGATGCTGGACTCGGTGCAGATGGACCCCGGCGAGTTCAAGCACTACGTGCTGCGCAACCCCGTGCACACGGCCACGCAGCACACGCCCAAATACAGCCA GGCCGAGTATACCACCTCCGGATCCAACCACACCGAGGGCGGCTGGCCGAGAGACGTGAACATTCACGATCCCGAGGCGACGCAACGGTATCGCCGCAAAGTAGAGAAGGATGATGCCTACATCCACTGCATCATGGCACTCAGTCCC GTTTTAGACCGACTTGTGTTGCAAAACAATGCCATTGATATGTACCAGACTTATTATACTGAGCTGATGACGTTGCCTGCCGTAGAGCATAATAGCTGCCGCACCGTCAATCAGTTCCACGATTTCGGAGCCCAGAACGACGAGTCGGGCGTCGTGCACCGCCGGCCCGTTAGCTCCATCTGCTGGCAGCCCGACGGCGGGCACCACTTCGCCGCCACATACGTCGACGTCGATATGAATCGACAAACCACTTCCCCGGTTTCGGCATTTGTCTGGAACATGGAGAACCCTAACTATCCAGAATCAGTGTTAGCACCGCCGTGCCCTATGCTGGACCTGCAGTACAATCCCAAAGACATTCAAGTGCTAGCCGGCGGACTTATTAATGGTCAAGTTTGCACGTGGGACTTGCGGCAAAAAGGCGTAGCGCCAGCCTTGATATGTCCACCGCACGTTGCGCACAGGGATCTCGTTAAGAATGTTCTATTCATTAACTCCAAGACTGGCATGGAGTTCTTCTCCGGGGGGCCCGACGGCGTCTGCAAGTGGTGGGACATTCGCAAGATACACGAACCCACCGATGAGATGATCATAGACGTCGTGACGTCGATGACGGAAGAGCAGAGCATGGCTAAAGCCAACGGCATAAGCGTGATGGAGTACGAGCCTACTATACCAACACGCTTTATGGTTGGCACTGAAAATGGACTTGTTATTAATGGCAATAGGAAAGGAAAAACACCTTATGATAAACTGCCCGCGCAG TTTAACGCACACGTGGGACCAGTATGGAGAGTGGAGCGCAACCCCGGCTTCATGAAGAACTTCCTGACTGTGGGTGACTGGACGGCGCGCATCTGGAGCGAGGAGTGCCGCGAGTCCTCCATCATGTGGACGGCGCCGGCGCGCCACCGCATCACGGACGGCGCCTGGAGCCCCACCAG GCTGTCGCTGATGCTGCTCACGCAGTACGACGGGCAGCTGACCGTGTGGGACCTGCTGCGGCGCCAGCACGAGCCCGTCGTCACCATGCAGGTCTGCGAGGAGCCGCTCGTGTGCGTGCGCACGCACGAAGCT GGCAACCTGCTGACGTGCGGCAGTGTCAACGGGAACATCTTCCTGCTCGAGCTATCCACATCTCTCTCCATTTCGGAGAAGAACGACAAGACGCTTCTAACAGCG ATTTTGGAGCGAGAGAGCAGGCGGGAGAAAATTTTAGAAGCACGCCTGCGCGAAATCCGTCTCAAGCAGCGGCAGGCCGACGAGGCGAGCCCCACACACTCGGCCAGCGACGTGGACGCCACGCTGGGCGACCGCGACCTCAACGAGGCGGCGCACGAGTTCCTGCAGATCACCAAGAAGGAGCTGCAGTACTTCTAG
- the LOC113501379 gene encoding uncharacterized protein LOC113501379: MCGWRMSLWQSEEQLCGVVLHEVFAWLSGPQLARAGAACRAWRRAAAEPAHWRRLLQSRAGRAVPRPGPAGDAAAWRQEYVSACAGWRLLARHRASAALLHASLAPGGERLALGAADASVGVWGAGRARAAWRELARLELRRRGWSAVARVCWAPAAPAAPASRLLLAGPLALSADWELVVLHVQEDGQCGSISSRVRCSAGAAGCWADAVGDSFLSLELRRLGPGLFYTSVWLNAATQETQSEYTGVRAPLLRIYNEDSAHITHAAVASAPDEDEESSGPAYWRAVRPRASATAPGPRVLLAGGGRLLRAWPVAAPRPPPLQARAAGELAERVPCAPPARRPRTPAASARLSPDSSCMIGRLLASVAFGRYAVTAARRVCRCQCCRCCGACRARAPAPRPPRTTCSPPCRTRTWPGEGRAGAASALVQLSDWCGVRSPAGEYSPLVWWRSARSGAGSAAGAGLRHAAPAVGCLLPAARPRYLLVLAGDELYVWRSRATLQSGPFDVL, translated from the exons ATGTGTGGATGGAGGATGTCGTTGTGGCAGAGCGAGGAGCAGCTATGCGGTGTGGTGCTGCACGAGGTGTTCGCGTGGCTGTCGGGCCCGCAGCTGGCGCGCGCCGGCGCCGCCTGTCGCGCGTGGCGCCGCGCGGCCGCCGAGCCCGCGCACTGGCGCCGCCTGCTGCAGAGCCGCGCGGGCCGCGCCGTGCCGCGCCCGGGCCCCGCGGGAGACG CGGCGGCGTGGCGACAGGAGTACGTGTCGGCGTGCGCGGGCTGGCGGCTGCTGGCGCGACACCGCGCGTCCGCCGCGCTGCTGCACGCCAGCCTGGCGCCGGGCGGCGAGCGCCTGGCGCTGGGCGCGGCCGACGCCAGCGTGGGCGTgtggggcgcggggcgcgcgcgcgccgcctggCGGGAACTGGCGCGCCTCGAGCTGCGCCGCCGCGGCTGGAGCGCCGTGGCCCGCGTGTGCTGGGccccggccgcgcccgccgcgcccgcctcccgCCTGCTGCTCGCCGGCCCGCTCGCGCTCTCCGCAGACTGGGAGCTCGTCGTGCTGCACGTTCAAG AGGACGGCCAATGCGGTTCTATATCCAGTCGCGTGCGGTGCAGTGCTGGTGCCGCTGGTTGCTGGGCTGACGCTGTCGGCGACAGCTTCCTATCGCTAGAACTGCGACGACTCGGTCCCGGACTGTTCTACACATCCGTTTGGCTGAACGCCGCCACGCAG GAAACGCAGTCGGAGTATACCGGAGTCCGTGCGCCACTGCTAAGAATTTACAACGAGGACAGCGCACACATAAC GCATGCAGCCGTCGCCAGCGCACCCGACGAAGACGAGGAGAGCTCGGGCCCAGCGTACTGGCGGGCGGTGAGGCCGCGAGCGAGTGCGACCGCGCCGGGCCCGCGCGTGCTGCTGGCCGGCGGCGGACGCCTGCTGCGCGCGTGGCCCGtggcggcgccgcgcccgccgccgctgcAGGCGCGCGCCGCCGGCGAGCTGGCGGAGCGCGTGC CGTGCGCGCCGCCTGCACGCCGCCCGCGCACTCCTGCCGCCTCAGCGCGCCTCTCGCCGGACTCGTCGTGCATGATCGGTAGGTTACTAG CGAGCGTTGCTTTTGGGCGGTATGCAGTGACGGCAGCGCGACGTGTCTGTCGGTGCCAATGCTGCAGGTGCTGTGGCGCGTGTCGGGCGCGGGCGCCAGCGCCGCGGCCCCCGCGCACTACGTGCAGCCCGCCGTGTCGGACGCGTACCTGGCCAGGTGAGGGGCGCGCGGGCGCTGCGTCCGCTCTCGTGCAGCTGAGTGACTGGTGTGGTGTGCGCAGCCCGGCGGGCGAGTACTCGCCGCTGGTGTGGTGGCGCTCGGCGCGGTCGGGCGCGggcagcgcggcgggcgcggggctgCGCCACGCGGCGCCGGCGGTGGGCTGCCTGCTGCCGGCCGCGCGCCCGCGCTACCTGCTGGTGCTGGCCGGCGACGAGCTCTAC GTGTGGCGTAGCCGCGCTACCCTCCAAAGCGGCCCATTTGATGTGTTGTAA
- the LOC113501281 gene encoding dynein intermediate chain 3, ciliary-like — MDQTYMYMMKRSDMGRQVMFCEQGPELCDSLSTDMMLAKQYILRNPVHVGIQNTLKFSQCEINTIRAEYSNTGCNHAEGGWPKDVNIHDPEATQRYRRKLEKDDGYIRCVMNLSPGLEHYVLQNNAIDMYQTYYTELPPLPDIEHCDCRTVNVFRDVAPPSRGQPNRPVSSISWQPEGGHKFAATYVNVDFNRDTLCSLNAFIWDVENANSPETTIMPPCPLLDLQFNPKETNVLAGGLMNGQVGAWDRRTPRYPIVLCPPHEAHRDLVRNVLFINAKSGMEFFSAGTDGALKWWDIRNMEEPTEVLILDVVKSATDQQSMANANGVSVLEFENTIPTRFMVGTENGLVITGNRKGKTPFEKLPGKYETHLGPVWALERNPGFMKNFLTVGDWTARIWSEECHESSIMWTAPKRDKITDGTWSPTRFSLMMLTKFNGNLSVWDLLRRQHEPTVMMQVCEEPLLRVRAHEGGALLTCGSANGNVYMLELSRNLVESDKHDKTYLTAVLERESKRERILEARLREIRLKQRQAEEGSPDASLADADATVGDRDLYDAGAEYFATVRKEHAAL; from the exons ATGGACCAAACGTACATGTACATGATGAAGCGCAGCGACATGGGCCGGCAGGTGATGTTCTGCGAGCAGGGCCCCGAGCTGTGCGACAGCCTGTCCACCGACATGATGCTCGCCAAGCAGTATATCCTGCGCAACCCCGTGCACGTCGGCATCCAGAACACACTTAAATTCTCGCAATGCGAAATTAACACGATCAGGGCCGAGTACAGCAACACCGGCTGCAATCACGCCGAGGGTGGCTGGCCGAAGGATGTTAACATCCACGATCCGGAAGCCACGCAGAGGTACCGCCGCAAGCTTGAGAAAGATGACGGCTACATACGATGCGTGATGAACCTTTCTCCT GGGTTGGAGCACTATGTTCTACAAAACAACGCGATCGACATGTATCAGACTTACTACACAGAGTTACCTCCACTGCCGGACATAGAGCACTGTGACTGTCGAACTGTAAATGTGTTTCGAGACGTGGCGCCGCCGTCGCGGGGCCAGCCCAATCGCCCCGTTAGCTCCATCAGCTGGCAACCGGAAGGCGGCCACAAGTTTGCCGCCACGTACGTGAATGTGGACTTTAACAGGGACACTCTATGCTCCCTCAACGCTTTCATCTGGGACGTAGAGAACGCTAACAGTCCTGAGACGACTATAATGCCACCCTGCCCACTGCTGGACCTGCAATTCAACCCCAAGGAGACAAACGTGCTTGCGGGCGGGCTCATGAACGGGCAGGTGGGTGCGTGGGACCGGCGCACGCCGCGCTATCCCATAGTGCTATGCCCGCCGCACGAGGCACACCGGGACCTAGTGCGTAACGTGCTTTTTATTAACGCCAAGAGCGGCATGGAGTTCTTCTCCGCTGGCACCGACGGCGCCCTCAAGTGGTGGGACATACGTAATATGGAGGAGCCCACTGAGGTGCTCATTCTGGACGTGGTTAAGTCCGCCACTGACCAACAGTCAATGGCGAACGCTAACGGTGTTAGCGTTCTAGAATTCGAAAATACGATACCAACGCGGTTTATGGTCGGCACAGAAAACGGTTTAGTCATCACAGGCAATCGGAAAGGAAAAACTCCCTTTGAAAAACTACCCGGCAAA tATGAAACCCACTTAGGCCCGGTATGGGCATTGGAGCGCAATCCTGGCTTCATGAAGAACTTTTTGACGGTGGGCGACTGGACGGCGCGCATCTGGAGTGAGGAGTGCCACGAATCCTCCATCATGTGGACGGCGCCGAAGCGCGACAAGATCACTGATGGCACATGGAGCCCCACCAG GTTTTCGCTGATGATGCTCACCAAGTTTAACGGTAACCTGTCTGTGTGGGACCTGCTTCGGCGCCAGCACGAGCCCACGGTCATGATGCAAGTCTGCGAGGAGCCGCTACTGCGCGTGCGCGCACATGAGGGC GGTGCACTGCTGACGTGCGGCAGTGCTAACGGGAACGTGTACATGTTGGAGCTGTCGCGCAACCTGGTGGAGAGCGACAAGCACGACAAGACGTACCTGACGGCGGTGCTGGAGCGGGAGAGCAAGCGCGAGCGCATCCTGGAGGCGCGCCTGCGCGAGATCCGCCTCAAGCAGCGCCAGGCTGAGGAGGGCAGCCCCGACGCGTCGCTGGCGGACGCGGACGCCACCGTGGGGGACCGCGACCTCTACGACGCCGGTGCCGAGTACTTCGCCACCGTCAGGAAGGAGCACGCCGCGCTCTAG
- the LOC113501464 gene encoding dynein intermediate chain 2, axonemal-like isoform X1, with translation MDITCAYGKLRSQFGRQPLFCHQGPEMLDSVQMDPGEFKHYVLRNPVHTATQHTPKYSQCDINTIRAEYTTSGSNHTEGGWPRDVNIHDPEATQRYRRKVEKDDAYIHCIMALSPVLDRLVLQNNAIDMYQTYYTELMTLPAVEHNSCRTVNQFHDFGAQNDESGVVHRRPVSSICWQPDGGHHFAATYVDVDMNRQTTSPVSAFVWNMENPNYPESVLAPPCPMLDLQYNPKDIQVLAGGLINGQVCTWDLRQKGVAPALICPPHVAHRDLVKNVLFINSKTGMEFFSGGPDGVCKWWDIRKIHEPTDEMIIDVVTSMTEEQSMAKANGISVMEYEPTIPTRFMVGTENGLVINGNRKGKTPYDKLPAQFNAHVGPVWRVERNPGFMKNFLTVGDWTARIWSEECRESSIMWTAPARHRITDGAWSPTRLSLMLLTQYDGQLTVWDLLRRQHEPVVTMQVCEEPLVCVRTHEAGNLLTCGSVNGNIFLLELSTSLSISEKNDKTLLTAILERESRREKILEARLREIRLKQRQADEASPTHSASDVDATLGDRDLNEAAHEFLQITKKELQYF, from the exons atggACATAACGTGCGCATACGGCAAGCTGCGCAGCCAGTTCGGGCGGCAGCCCCTGTTCTGCCACCAGGGCCCGGAGATGCTGGACTCGGTGCAGATGGACCCCGGCGAGTTCAAGCACTACGTGCTGCGCAACCCCGTGCACACGGCCACGCAGCACACGCCCAAATACAGCCAGTGCGACATCAACACCATCCG GGCCGAGTATACCACCTCCGGATCCAACCACACCGAGGGCGGCTGGCCGAGAGACGTGAACATTCACGATCCCGAGGCGACGCAACGGTATCGCCGCAAAGTAGAGAAGGATGATGCCTACATCCACTGCATCATGGCACTCAGTCCC GTTTTAGACCGACTTGTGTTGCAAAACAATGCCATTGATATGTACCAGACTTATTATACTGAGCTGATGACGTTGCCTGCCGTAGAGCATAATAGCTGCCGCACCGTCAATCAGTTCCACGATTTCGGAGCCCAGAACGACGAGTCGGGCGTCGTGCACCGCCGGCCCGTTAGCTCCATCTGCTGGCAGCCCGACGGCGGGCACCACTTCGCCGCCACATACGTCGACGTCGATATGAATCGACAAACCACTTCCCCGGTTTCGGCATTTGTCTGGAACATGGAGAACCCTAACTATCCAGAATCAGTGTTAGCACCGCCGTGCCCTATGCTGGACCTGCAGTACAATCCCAAAGACATTCAAGTGCTAGCCGGCGGACTTATTAATGGTCAAGTTTGCACGTGGGACTTGCGGCAAAAAGGCGTAGCGCCAGCCTTGATATGTCCACCGCACGTTGCGCACAGGGATCTCGTTAAGAATGTTCTATTCATTAACTCCAAGACTGGCATGGAGTTCTTCTCCGGGGGGCCCGACGGCGTCTGCAAGTGGTGGGACATTCGCAAGATACACGAACCCACCGATGAGATGATCATAGACGTCGTGACGTCGATGACGGAAGAGCAGAGCATGGCTAAAGCCAACGGCATAAGCGTGATGGAGTACGAGCCTACTATACCAACACGCTTTATGGTTGGCACTGAAAATGGACTTGTTATTAATGGCAATAGGAAAGGAAAAACACCTTATGATAAACTGCCCGCGCAG TTTAACGCACACGTGGGACCAGTATGGAGAGTGGAGCGCAACCCCGGCTTCATGAAGAACTTCCTGACTGTGGGTGACTGGACGGCGCGCATCTGGAGCGAGGAGTGCCGCGAGTCCTCCATCATGTGGACGGCGCCGGCGCGCCACCGCATCACGGACGGCGCCTGGAGCCCCACCAG GCTGTCGCTGATGCTGCTCACGCAGTACGACGGGCAGCTGACCGTGTGGGACCTGCTGCGGCGCCAGCACGAGCCCGTCGTCACCATGCAGGTCTGCGAGGAGCCGCTCGTGTGCGTGCGCACGCACGAAGCT GGCAACCTGCTGACGTGCGGCAGTGTCAACGGGAACATCTTCCTGCTCGAGCTATCCACATCTCTCTCCATTTCGGAGAAGAACGACAAGACGCTTCTAACAGCG ATTTTGGAGCGAGAGAGCAGGCGGGAGAAAATTTTAGAAGCACGCCTGCGCGAAATCCGTCTCAAGCAGCGGCAGGCCGACGAGGCGAGCCCCACACACTCGGCCAGCGACGTGGACGCCACGCTGGGCGACCGCGACCTCAACGAGGCGGCGCACGAGTTCCTGCAGATCACCAAGAAGGAGCTGCAGTACTTCTAG
- the LOC113501273 gene encoding uncharacterized protein LOC113501273 — MKTCDCGELDPVARRIMLAKRVRQAEYEREVVVRASKRCFEPAPPVPGFSLGAERECARATDGCTYTMRAVHAPRTRCGPGRTPPPPRCVELVPDDGCRIRGDSHLDPCAHRPRVMIEIDRSVNTDISLKRPSADHSPSKPMPGPGSGPRPCPVGKARVVPKWCADPPRPAPSPPCCRRPSLVERLRARSASCPPDPRCKRRLHTTSVVLGKTSKPVPSNSSGLDAILQNKKNLKEAGIGRFVKDECGQAAPSRQRAPAGKLELRLPPGTERVAVHVSLHGSTPSTCATTSPPVTSSATSCIEPPSNSCNKLRETCEKQNSWLSIKNIKKNISGCRLEEESPMTRVPAAGRCAGPRRPAIAPRCGPAAPPEPAAPRRCSSTSAYIANTVIVDSF; from the coding sequence ATGAAAACATGCGATTGTGGGGAGCTGGATCCAGTCGCGCGACGAATTATGCTCGCCAAGAGAGTGCGGCAGGCGGAATACGAGCGAGAAGTGGTGGTCCGCGCGAGCAAACGCTGCTTCGAGCCCGCGCCTCCTGTGCCCGGCTTTAGCCTTGGCGCCGAGCGCGAGTGCGCGCGCGCTACGGACGGCTGCACGTACACCATGCGCGCAGTGCACGCGCCCCGCACGCGCTGCGGCCCTGGCCGCACGCCCCCGCCCCCGCGCTGCGTGGAGCTGGTGCCTGACGACGGCTGCCGCATCCGGGGCGACTCGCACCTCGACCCTTGCGCACACCGCCCTCGCGTAATGATCGAGATCGACCGCAGCGTCAACACTGACATAAGTCTCAAGCGGCCTTCGGCCGACCATTCGCCGAGTAAACCCATGCCCGGTCCGGGGTCTGGTCCCCGGCCTTGCCCAGTGGGCAAGGCCAGGGTGGTACCGAAGTGGTGCGCCGACCCCCCGCGGCCTGCCCCCTCGCCGCCTTGCTGTCGCCGCCCCTCTTTAGTCGAGCGGCTGCGCGCCCGCTCGGCATCTTGTCCACCTGATCCACGTTGTAAGCGGCGATTACATACTACATCCGTTGTGCTCGGCAAAACTTCAAAGCCTGTCCCTTCTAACTCGAGTGGCTTGGACGCGatacttcaaaacaaaaagaacctTAAAGAAGCTGGAATAGGACGGTTTGTTAAGGATGAGTGTGGCCAGGCAGCACCCTCACGGCAGCGAGCCCCTGCCGGCAAGCTGGAGCTGCGGCTGCCGCCTGGGACCGAGCGCGTAGCCGTGCACGTGTCGCTGCACGGCTCGACCCCCAGCACATGCGCCACTACCTCTCCGCCTGTAACATCATCCGCTACCAGCTGTATCGAACCACCTTCCAATTCGTGTAACAAACTTAGGGAAACatgtgaaaaacaaaattcttggCTATCAattaagaacattaaaaaaaatatatccggCTGCCGTTTAGAGGAGGAGTCGCCTATGACGCGGGTACCGGCGGCGGGGCGCTGCGCTGGGCCCCGTCGCCCCGCCATCGCGCCGCGCTGCgggcccgccgcgcccccggaGCCAGCCGCGCCCCGCCGCTGCTCGTCTACATCTGCTTACATTGCCAATACTGTTATTGTTGACTCATTTTAA